Below is a window of Oscillospiraceae bacterium DNA.
CGTTTTGAGGGGTTTTGCCGGCATCTGTTGCAGTGTTTTTAAACAGATAGAATTTTTCAAACAGTTTCATAAAAATTGTTCCTCTTATTTTACAAATTCGCTGCGGCAGTTCTTTGTGAAAAAACAGAGTGATCGAACTGACGGTTTTAATGCCGCAAAGTCGGTCAGCAAATTCCGTTTGGTTCATGTTTTTTTCTATTCGCGCGTCGTAAATAAGACGCTCCGTTTCATCTATATTAAACATGTTGTCATACCTCCTAAAAACCGCTCTCCGTCCTGCTTTCAAAGTATATCGAACGCATCGGTTGAGTTCCAACAATCAGAAGTTGAGTTTTGCCAAACCATTGGTTGAGCGACCCGTGTTATAACGAATAAGGCAGCTTCCGAGCCGGAAGCTGCCTTATAAGATTAGTTAATTAACCTGTTATAAACGATTTTGGATTAATTCTGTTGCCGTCTTTGATGATCTCAAAGTGGCAGTGGTTGCCGGTGGAGTTTCCGGTGCTGCCCACCAATCCGATGACGTCTCCTTTTTCCACTTTATCGCCGACCTTGACCAGAATCTTGCTGCAATGGCCGTATCGGGTCTCATATCCGTTTCCGTGGTCGATGACGATCTCTTTGCCGTAACTGGAGCTCCCACTGTGCACATAGACGACGACGCCGCCGTCGGCCGCGTAGATGTTCGTTCCCTTCGGCGCTCCGATGTCCAAACCATAATGGCCTTTATACCCCAACCAACCGCAGGTAATATGCCCTCCATCCACCGGCCACATAAATTTACCGGTCACTGTCACGCCGTTGAAATCTGCGATGGACGGCGCTGATTTCGGAACCGCTTTGGTACCGACTTTCTTAATGGCATTGCGGGGTTCCTTGGTGACGGTGGAACTGATAATTTCACGCGAGACCTCGACGCCGTTGACTTTGATGATGTCGGCTACAATCTCCTGGGTGCCGTTACGCCCGGCGGTAGTGATTTCGGTTTGCCCCTCATAGAGCGAGGACGAATATTTTACCGTTGTCTCGTAAGGAAGGGCTTCCTGATAAGTTACGCGTATCGAGATTTTTACCGGTAAGAATGGCTCGGGCACAGTGATCTTTAATACTTTCCCTTTGCTGATCTTTGAAGCAATATCGGGATTTAATTTCAACAGCGTTTCTTCGGTCAATCCGTTTTTTTCCGCGATAACAGAAGTTGTGTCATTTTTGACACAGGTATATTTTACGGTCGTGGTGTCAACCTTTCCCAAAGTTGTAACCGCCTGATCATAGGTTTTGATATTAACTGTCGGATACATACCAGATTCGAAGGTGACGTCGTTTAAAAATCCCACAACAGCGTTCTTCTCACTGCTGTGATACGGTTCAAGCAGCGAATCCATGAACGTCTTAAGCTTTTCCTGTTCGGTGACCGCAAGCAAGAATTTACC
It encodes the following:
- a CDS encoding peptidoglycan DD-metalloendopeptidase family protein, with the translated sequence IAKQRRELEGIKEERKLLVRTDNKQLTVCDKRITQYERSIRQRVFKYSVRIFSPVLALILLIGSLLVWNGLEVALRVEYNGIDLGYIKNESVYDDAVASIEDRIIGIETRYNFSATPIYKISHIAAAKIQDTEQFVNTFLSAVLGDEVDEAIGVYIDGKFLLAVTEQEKLKTFMDSLLEPYHSSEKNAVVGFLNDVTFESGMYPTVNIKTYDQAVTTLGKVDTTTVKYTCVKNDTTSVIAEKNGLTEETLLKLNPDIASKISKGKVLKITVPEPFLPVKISIRVTYQEALPYETTVKYSSSLYEGQTEITTAGRNGTQEIVADIIKVNGVEVSREIISSTVTKEPRNAIKKVGTKAVPKSAPSIADFNGVTVTGKFMWPVDGGHITCGWLGYKGHYGLDIGAPKGTNIYAADGGVVVYVHSGSSSYGKEIVIDHGNGYETRYGHCSKILVKVGDKVEKGDVIGLVGSTGNSTGNHCHFEIIKDGNRINPKSFITG